A genomic region of Geitlerinema sp. PCC 9228 contains the following coding sequences:
- the cas3 gene encoding CRISPR-associated helicase Cas3': protein MTIERDFQTLTGFSPRQFQQETIAHLLDRQNVILRAPTGSGKTETAIAPFLFAKTRQWAFPQKLIYAVPLRTLANSLRQRSDRLVQQWMQTHPLSRTPVVTLQTGENPEDPRFEGDIVFCTIDQMLSSFLNIPYSVGRGSANVNAGAMFASYLVFDELHLLDPKRAFATLLKVLQEVRGISPFLLMTATMTDDVIEQVGWEAGVAATLQAVKVRDGDLANIEGDRARTFEAVSQPLTAQRLLEDIRQQQRRRVLVICNTVSQAQGMYRDLMDIVGGEELTVTLLHARFLPEDRASKEAYLTETFARNWRDEGKCEVLISTQAIEAGIDITCEAMHTHLCPMSSLLQRAGRCARYAGEKGTVFVYRSFQLASGEGEETSTKESFLPYSAELCDRTWEVLQANSPIAVGFRQEEAWIDQVHSYQTQLQAQQRNSDRAEFEQKYQAAIWRGDRHTASDLIRWVDSRSVFVWEEAGAIIDFDSEPEEVDPKTLQPFSLPRTTLAGIWRRFQDMGFGGDWLFKRITLPQGKDAESYRQPICDRVSSLTELIGSVWLLANPRYVYYDSEIGLLLGEEGNCFQSPTKRDRAKVSEYRYRMDTYVGHLGNMWQCWQRTFSGTRIANGTPVATRYASVREELLAAGGRYLQKRIFPGMASQEATALFEYLVFLAIFTHDLGKLQVSWQKVVRGWQKYAHGEFGGQNPRSHLLAHTDYNPTDRQQRDAKGRTQKQAWQDYQKKYRRPPHAVESAYLAQEILAQSLWPVLRDRFGADEAQCWYLGYIIMLAAGRHHSAWARGWTSQDLASAGKLVLHSQAQEAIAQSWRRLVRDLRLVGEEANLSKREYRMREFLLTHLEEEQRTEYLQLYWLVVRGLRLCDGRSVSD, encoded by the coding sequence ATGACCATCGAACGCGACTTTCAAACCCTCACTGGCTTTTCCCCACGACAGTTTCAACAGGAAACAATCGCGCATTTGCTCGATCGCCAAAATGTCATTTTACGCGCGCCGACGGGGTCGGGAAAAACAGAAACCGCGATCGCACCTTTTTTATTTGCCAAAACCCGACAGTGGGCGTTTCCGCAAAAACTGATTTATGCGGTTCCCTTGCGGACCCTGGCGAATAGTTTGCGTCAGAGAAGCGATCGCTTGGTACAACAATGGATGCAAACCCATCCCCTATCTCGAACGCCGGTGGTGACGCTGCAAACCGGCGAAAATCCAGAAGACCCTCGGTTTGAGGGAGATATTGTGTTTTGTACCATCGACCAGATGTTGAGCAGTTTTTTGAATATTCCTTATTCGGTGGGGAGGGGATCGGCGAATGTGAATGCGGGAGCGATGTTTGCTTCCTATTTGGTGTTTGACGAGTTGCATTTACTCGACCCCAAGCGCGCGTTTGCGACGCTGTTGAAGGTATTGCAAGAGGTTCGGGGGATTTCGCCGTTTCTGTTGATGACGGCAACAATGACGGATGATGTCATCGAACAGGTGGGATGGGAAGCTGGGGTGGCAGCGACGTTGCAGGCGGTGAAGGTGAGAGATGGAGATTTGGCCAATATTGAAGGCGATCGCGCGCGTACGTTCGAGGCTGTGTCGCAACCACTGACGGCGCAGCGGCTTTTAGAAGATATCCGCCAGCAGCAACGCCGCCGGGTTTTGGTAATTTGCAATACGGTTTCCCAAGCGCAGGGGATGTATCGGGATTTGATGGATATTGTCGGTGGGGAAGAACTAACGGTAACTTTGCTACACGCGCGTTTTTTACCGGAAGACCGCGCCAGCAAAGAAGCCTATCTGACGGAAACCTTTGCACGCAACTGGCGAGATGAAGGCAAGTGCGAGGTTTTGATTTCTACGCAGGCAATTGAGGCGGGGATTGATATTACTTGCGAAGCGATGCATACTCATTTATGTCCCATGAGCTCTTTGTTGCAGCGTGCGGGTCGTTGCGCGCGGTATGCTGGCGAGAAGGGAACGGTGTTTGTTTATCGGTCGTTTCAACTGGCATCTGGGGAAGGGGAAGAGACATCGACCAAGGAATCGTTTTTGCCGTATTCGGCGGAACTTTGCGATCGCACTTGGGAGGTTTTGCAGGCAAACAGCCCGATAGCGGTGGGGTTTCGCCAGGAGGAAGCTTGGATCGACCAAGTTCATTCTTACCAAACCCAGTTGCAAGCGCAGCAGCGAAACAGCGATCGCGCTGAGTTCGAACAAAAGTACCAGGCAGCCATTTGGCGCGGCGATCGCCATACGGCAAGCGATTTGATTCGTTGGGTGGATAGTCGCAGCGTGTTTGTGTGGGAGGAGGCGGGAGCAATTATTGATTTTGACAGCGAACCGGAAGAGGTGGACCCCAAAACGTTGCAGCCGTTTTCGCTACCAAGGACAACGCTGGCAGGGATTTGGCGGCGGTTTCAGGATATGGGGTTTGGTGGGGATTGGTTGTTCAAACGCATAACATTGCCCCAGGGGAAGGATGCGGAAAGTTACCGCCAGCCAATTTGCGATCGCGTGAGTTCGCTAACGGAGTTGATCGGGAGTGTGTGGCTGTTGGCGAATCCTCGTTATGTTTACTACGACAGTGAGATTGGGTTGCTTTTGGGTGAGGAAGGGAATTGCTTTCAATCTCCTACCAAACGCGATCGCGCTAAGGTCAGCGAGTACCGCTACCGGATGGATACCTATGTGGGACATTTGGGAAATATGTGGCAGTGCTGGCAGCGGACGTTTTCTGGGACGCGGATTGCGAACGGTACGCCGGTGGCGACGCGGTATGCCAGCGTTCGCGAGGAGTTGCTGGCAGCGGGAGGACGCTATTTGCAAAAGCGGATTTTTCCGGGGATGGCTTCGCAAGAGGCGACGGCGTTGTTTGAGTATTTGGTGTTTTTGGCCATTTTTACCCACGATTTGGGCAAGTTGCAGGTAAGCTGGCAAAAGGTGGTTCGGGGATGGCAGAAGTACGCGCATGGGGAATTTGGCGGTCAAAACCCGCGATCGCATTTGCTGGCGCATACGGATTACAACCCTACAGATAGGCAGCAGCGCGATGCCAAGGGGAGAACCCAAAAGCAGGCGTGGCAGGACTATCAAAAGAAATATCGGCGTCCTCCCCATGCGGTGGAAAGTGCCTATTTGGCGCAGGAGATTCTGGCGCAGTCGTTGTGGCCGGTATTGCGCGATCGCTTTGGTGCGGATGAGGCACAATGTTGGTATCTTGGCTATATTATTATGCTAGCGGCGGGTCGCCACCATTCGGCGTGGGCGCGGGGATGGACGAGTCAAGATTTGGCATCGGCGGGGAAGTTGGTGTTGCATTCGCAGGCGCAAGAGGCGATCGCGCAAAGTTGGCGTCGCTTGGTGCGGGATTTGCGGTTGGTGGGAGAGGAGGCGAATTTGAGCAAAAGGGAATATCGGATGCGAGAGTTTTTGTTAACCCATCTGGAGGAGGAGCAACGGACGGAGTATTTACAATTGTACTGGTTGGTGGTGCGGGGATTGCGGTTGTGCGATGGGCGATCGGTGAGCGATTGA